One Candidatus Ornithobacterium hominis genomic region harbors:
- a CDS encoding SusC/RagA family TonB-linked outer membrane protein, with protein MRNILFKSFLFVVFFNTMVFAQVEEMPVSVRVNHTKSLSQFLDDLQDEFALIILYNPEEISEIRVEQLNVKDRSLKDLFDLLANNYGIKYSFQNDLINVFGPNETVKESLINSGSINLNEVVATGYSNQRRNTLATSVSKLDTKVLENAPRGNAATALQGAIAGLKVTQNTGQPGSTPSITLRGGTDFNGGGSPLILIDNVPGSFYALNADDIESIEVLKDAAASAIYGARAANGVILVTTKKGKAGKSSISVKSRYTINKRAESKMKYMNAADFIKFNRMAISAYRDQIDPNGFTSYIEGEYPAGTGNNPYDSRFTTMVLTDKNKYLLNFDGWQTIQDPLNPSQKLIFQENKMSELFYQPSYGQDYNISFSGGNERGTYYLSLGHLDEKGLVFGSKFKRISANFNGSYKLSDKFKVSSSILYGHSNNTPNYLGNDYFVFQRAAGQPPTARIYNNNPDGSLSSDLQPGISYDFGNPLYYGDKFIRKNLEQRLTANLQFDYQFLPHFNLMLRGGHFTVNNRNERFNKAYLNGGRFIDARNASASHGQNFRNQITSVLSYQNKFGKHNLNLLLGLEYFRDNSWEMKAATKNSPIDLIYTMNVASEADGVPSTSTTEYAINSKFGQLNYDFDNRYLLGLTFRHDGTSRLAPGNKYEFFPGISLGWNLQNETFFKESLLNNVINTIKPRLSYGVNGNIEVLGNFSVFGAYTNSGIYNSKSGFLNTSLPNYGLKWEKSATLNFGLDLGLMNNRISLIADYFIRDVQDKLSDLDLPVWTGFNSIKVNNGILQNRGLEIELSADLIRNKDFKWNLSGTYYQVRNYAKKLPENGLDRNRQGGVQIYNPLTGKVEYVAGLQEGKRVGLDVVTAYVFDGVYKTQADIDAHAGRVVKFARNPNTRFLGDTKYLDLNGDNIIDYRDRKILGRTTPTFSGGLSSNLNYKNLNLFVKTDFAMGHLVTNLNRVRGISQIQGAQNGPQEIVNSWTPSNSDSNIPRFVFTDPQGNHKGGNGENYYDSNSIYWEKGDYLAIREITLSYDLDVSKINNAIGGLRLFLTGSNLHYFTKYSGNSPENGGLDYGRFPLPRAYTVGLSLTF; from the coding sequence ATGAGGAATATTTTATTTAAAAGCTTTCTGTTTGTTGTTTTTTTTAACACAATGGTCTTTGCTCAGGTAGAAGAAATGCCTGTATCTGTAAGGGTGAATCATACAAAGAGTTTAAGTCAATTTTTGGATGATTTACAAGATGAATTTGCATTAATAATTCTTTATAATCCTGAAGAAATTAGTGAAATTCGTGTTGAACAACTAAACGTAAAAGATAGAAGTTTAAAAGATTTGTTTGATTTGTTGGCTAACAATTATGGAATTAAATATTCGTTTCAGAATGATTTAATAAATGTTTTTGGTCCAAATGAAACTGTAAAAGAGAGTTTAATTAATTCAGGTTCAATTAATTTGAATGAAGTTGTGGCTACAGGCTATTCAAATCAAAGAAGAAACACGTTAGCCACATCAGTATCTAAATTAGACACAAAAGTTTTAGAAAATGCACCAAGAGGTAACGCCGCTACTGCTTTGCAAGGAGCAATTGCAGGCTTAAAGGTAACTCAAAATACAGGGCAACCAGGTTCTACTCCTTCCATAACTTTGAGGGGAGGAACTGATTTCAACGGAGGAGGCAGTCCCTTGATATTGATTGATAATGTGCCTGGTTCGTTTTATGCTCTAAATGCTGATGATATTGAGTCAATAGAAGTATTAAAGGATGCTGCTGCTAGTGCGATTTATGGGGCACGTGCAGCAAATGGTGTAATTTTAGTAACGACGAAAAAGGGAAAAGCTGGTAAATCAAGTATTTCTGTAAAATCAAGGTATACTATCAATAAAAGAGCTGAAAGTAAAATGAAATATATGAATGCGGCTGATTTCATTAAATTTAATAGAATGGCGATTAGTGCATACCGAGACCAAATAGACCCGAATGGTTTTACATCTTACATAGAAGGTGAGTACCCAGCAGGTACGGGGAATAATCCGTACGACTCCCGATTTACAACTATGGTACTAACGGATAAGAATAAATATCTATTGAATTTTGATGGCTGGCAAACAATACAAGATCCTTTGAATCCTAGTCAGAAATTAATCTTTCAGGAAAATAAAATGAGCGAGTTGTTTTATCAGCCAAGTTATGGGCAAGATTATAACATTTCATTTTCTGGAGGAAATGAAAGAGGAACCTATTACTTAAGCCTTGGCCATTTAGATGAAAAAGGACTGGTGTTTGGTTCAAAATTTAAGAGAATTTCTGCTAACTTCAATGGAAGCTACAAATTGTCAGATAAATTTAAAGTCTCATCAAGTATTTTGTACGGACATTCAAATAATACTCCCAACTATTTAGGTAATGATTACTTTGTTTTTCAAAGAGCAGCAGGTCAACCGCCCACAGCTAGAATATATAACAATAATCCTGATGGAAGTTTGAGTAGTGATTTGCAGCCAGGTATTTCTTATGATTTTGGAAACCCACTGTATTATGGAGATAAATTTATTAGAAAAAATTTAGAACAGAGGCTGACTGCAAATCTTCAGTTCGATTACCAGTTTCTACCTCATTTTAACCTGATGCTAAGAGGCGGACATTTTACAGTAAACAATAGAAATGAGCGCTTCAATAAAGCTTATTTAAATGGCGGTAGATTTATAGATGCAAGAAATGCATCGGCATCTCATGGGCAGAATTTTAGAAATCAGATTACTTCTGTGCTCAGTTACCAGAATAAATTTGGTAAGCATAACTTAAACCTACTACTGGGGTTAGAATATTTTAGAGATAATAGTTGGGAAATGAAAGCTGCAACTAAAAACTCACCTATAGACTTGATTTATACAATGAATGTTGCATCAGAAGCAGATGGCGTGCCTAGCACTTCTACGACAGAATATGCCATTAATTCAAAATTTGGTCAATTAAATTATGATTTTGATAATCGTTATTTGTTAGGGCTAACCTTTAGACATGATGGAACTTCACGTTTAGCACCTGGAAATAAATATGAGTTTTTTCCTGGAATTTCTTTAGGTTGGAATTTACAGAATGAAACATTTTTTAAAGAATCTTTACTAAATAATGTTATCAATACAATTAAGCCAAGATTAAGTTATGGAGTCAATGGTAATATTGAAGTTTTAGGAAACTTTAGCGTATTTGGAGCTTATACAAATAGTGGTATTTATAATTCGAAAAGTGGTTTTTTGAATACCAGCCTACCTAATTATGGGCTAAAATGGGAAAAATCAGCAACCCTAAACTTTGGTTTAGATTTAGGTTTGATGAATAATCGAATATCTCTGATTGCAGACTATTTTATAAGAGATGTACAGGATAAGTTGTCTGATTTAGATTTACCTGTCTGGACAGGATTTAACAGCATTAAAGTAAATAATGGTATACTCCAAAACAGAGGTTTAGAAATTGAACTAAGTGCAGATTTAATACGCAATAAAGATTTCAAATGGAACCTTAGTGGAACCTATTATCAAGTCCGTAATTATGCTAAGAAATTACCAGAAAATGGACTAGATAGAAATAGACAGGGAGGCGTGCAAATATATAATCCTTTGACAGGTAAAGTGGAATATGTAGCTGGTTTACAAGAAGGAAAGAGAGTAGGCCTAGACGTAGTTACAGCATATGTTTTTGACGGAGTATACAAAACTCAAGCAGATATTGATGCTCATGCAGGAAGGGTTGTAAAATTTGCTAGAAACCCTAACACTAGGTTTTTAGGAGATACAAAATATTTGGATTTGAACGGAGATAATATAATAGATTATCGAGATAGAAAAATATTAGGTCGAACAACGCCAACATTTAGTGGAGGACTAAGCTCAAATTTAAACTACAAAAACCTCAATTTATTTGTGAAAACAGACTTTGCCATGGGGCATTTGGTAACAAATCTTAATAGAGTAAGAGGAATTTCTCAAATACAGGGAGCTCAAAACGGGCCGCAAGAAATTGTAAATTCTTGGACTCCATCTAATAGTGATTCTAATATTCCACGTTTTGTATTTACTGACCCACAAGGAAATCATAAGGGAGGCAATGGTGAAAACTACTATGACTCTAATAGTATTTACTGGGAAAAAGGAGATTACTTAGCCATCAGAGAAATAACACTTAGCTACGATTTAGACGTTTCTAAAATAAATAACGCCATAGGAGGTTTAAGACTATTTTTAACTGGTTCAAATTTGCATTATTTCACAAAATATAGCGGAAATTCCCCCGAAAACGGAGGATTAGATTACGGAAGATTTCCATTACCACGAGCCTATACAGTTGGTTTAAGTTTAACTTTTTAA
- a CDS encoding RagB/SusD family nutrient uptake outer membrane protein translates to MNYKKFITYISIFLIAFGFFSCDDYLDIQPKDRVIPTTLKDYQQLLISAYSAFPVTKSKTELRTDLVNFNDSDASAESYRHFYLWEDTNYDATATEFDYDLLYRVIFYTNEVISNANEKLEESVAKKQLLAEAHALRAYTYFELVNLFSDVYQEGKTQRGVPLVLRMDLEAQFSPASLQEVYAQIHKDLDLAEKLVQIKIFTENQSYHFSQVAINALKSRVYLFQAKWAEALKYAQKVLDEKSDLLDLNHNNEGLLPHQLNSVEQILTLDYAVHNRVSEVAAANDFLIKKYDDEDLRKNLFYKEENNKFQAIKGTKENLRSSFRTGEIYLVKAELQVRTGDLDGAKQTLNSFVNTRKTAEGAKNYAKKINAIQSQEALLKEIFEERIRELAFEGYRWFDLRRYEQKEITHETRGQKATLGANDPRYTIEFPVSAKRENPFLR, encoded by the coding sequence ATGAATTATAAAAAATTTATAACATACATCAGTATTTTTCTCATTGCTTTTGGATTTTTTTCTTGCGATGATTATTTAGACATTCAACCAAAAGACCGTGTGATACCCACTACGCTAAAAGACTACCAGCAATTACTGATATCGGCTTATAGTGCTTTTCCTGTGACAAAGTCTAAAACGGAACTAAGAACAGATTTGGTCAACTTCAATGACAGTGATGCTTCGGCTGAAAGCTACCGACACTTTTACCTATGGGAAGATACAAATTATGATGCTACGGCAACAGAATTTGACTATGATTTATTATATCGTGTAATTTTTTACACCAATGAAGTCATCAGCAATGCCAACGAAAAGCTAGAAGAAAGTGTAGCTAAAAAGCAACTTTTGGCAGAAGCTCACGCCTTGCGTGCTTATACTTATTTTGAATTAGTTAATTTATTTTCAGACGTTTACCAAGAAGGTAAAACACAACGAGGCGTTCCTTTGGTTTTAAGGATGGATTTAGAAGCTCAATTTTCGCCCGCCAGTTTACAAGAAGTCTACGCACAGATTCATAAAGATTTAGATTTAGCCGAGAAGTTAGTGCAAATCAAAATATTTACAGAGAATCAAAGCTATCACTTCTCACAAGTTGCCATCAATGCTCTAAAATCTAGAGTATATTTGTTCCAAGCAAAGTGGGCTGAAGCTTTAAAATACGCCCAAAAAGTTTTAGATGAAAAAAGCGATTTATTGGATTTAAATCATAATAATGAAGGGCTTTTACCTCATCAGCTCAATAGCGTAGAACAGATTTTAACTTTAGACTATGCGGTTCACAATCGGGTGAGCGAAGTTGCTGCGGCTAATGATTTTTTGATAAAAAAATATGACGATGAGGATTTAAGAAAAAATTTATTTTACAAAGAAGAAAACAATAAATTCCAAGCAATAAAAGGCACCAAAGAGAATTTAAGAAGTTCATTTAGAACGGGAGAAATCTATCTTGTAAAAGCAGAACTGCAAGTAAGAACGGGTGATTTAGACGGAGCTAAGCAAACTTTAAACAGTTTTGTCAATACAAGAAAAACAGCTGAAGGAGCAAAAAATTATGCCAAAAAAATCAATGCTATACAAAGTCAAGAAGCTTTGTTAAAAGAAATTTTTGAAGAACGAATTCGGGAATTAGCTTTTGAAGGTTATCGCTGGTTTGATTTAAGAAGGTATGAGCAAAAAGAAATCACACACGAAACTAGAGGGCAAAAAGCTACGCTCGGGGCAAATGACCCGCGCTACACTATTGAATTTCCAGTTTCTGCCAAGCGCGAAAATCCTTTTTTGAGATAA
- a CDS encoding glycoside hydrolase family 20 protein, translating into MKINFLILFSFFLSLTIFAQKKSVGIIPEPKEIKLLNGSFEFTPQTIIYFTDDNQRGAVEQLQYLFSKSGEFVLKATKMKPSKNFISLEKNQNLEKEAYRLSVKPNQIAIEASTVIGFSHAVASLRQLLPVQVESKTSQKMKWKIPAIEIKDEPRFAWRGLMLDVSRHFFPKEYILKTLDRMALLKLNTFHWHLVDDQGWRIEIKKYPKLTEIGAWRVDHENLHWNNRPDQKPSEKATYGGFYTQEEIKEVVAYAEKLGITVVPEIEMPAHVSSAIAAYPWLSCTEEKITVPPGGVWPIVHIYDPGKESTFEFLENVLAEVMQLFPSEYIHIGGDEATKTKWKTCETTQDRMKQLGIEDVDELQSYMIKRIEEYLNKHGRKIIGWDEILEGGLAPRAAVMSWRGMEGGIEAAQSGHDVVMTPGVLYFDGPQGMPDVEPQAFGSMKTLDKVYDFEPIPAELNMEEGKHILGPQANLWAEYIHTTEHSEYMLYPRLFALSEIAWSPVSTRNKKEFYQKTLSMMKRWDLLGINYAKSIFDVTGSVKVNQEKEKKQVILDLNNEFPGEKEIRYTIDDADLSEKSPKFFKPLEINKTSTIRAGLFIDGKLAGKVYKKNIEIHKAINAKVSYEPYAHKSYTGQGEKTMTNITRGSLDFHDGQWQAWLNDNVTLTLDLGQEKEINQVKIGAMENQGSGIYYPIGAQVWVSEDGIDYISVGKFTRPYADNGYAEITDFAFDFEPTKARYIKVFVDNLGKAPYGGDAWMFIDEILVN; encoded by the coding sequence ATGAAAATAAATTTCTTAATTTTATTCAGTTTTTTTTTAAGCCTTACAATTTTTGCTCAGAAAAAATCGGTAGGAATTATTCCAGAGCCAAAAGAAATCAAGCTCCTGAACGGGAGTTTCGAATTCACACCACAAACTATCATTTACTTTACCGATGACAATCAAAGAGGAGCCGTAGAGCAGCTTCAGTATTTGTTTTCTAAATCAGGCGAATTCGTATTGAAAGCAACGAAGATGAAGCCTTCTAAAAATTTTATAAGCCTTGAAAAAAATCAAAACTTAGAAAAAGAAGCTTATCGTTTGTCGGTAAAACCAAATCAGATCGCAATAGAAGCTTCTACAGTAATAGGTTTTTCACACGCAGTTGCAAGTTTACGCCAGCTTCTGCCAGTTCAGGTAGAGAGTAAAACTTCACAAAAAATGAAATGGAAGATTCCCGCAATAGAAATCAAAGATGAGCCACGCTTTGCTTGGCGTGGATTGATGTTGGACGTTTCAAGACATTTTTTCCCCAAAGAATATATTCTGAAAACATTAGACCGAATGGCGCTTTTGAAGCTAAATACATTTCATTGGCATTTGGTTGATGACCAAGGTTGGCGTATTGAGATTAAAAAATACCCGAAATTAACTGAAATTGGTGCGTGGCGCGTCGACCATGAAAATCTTCATTGGAACAATCGCCCCGACCAAAAGCCAAGTGAAAAGGCGACTTACGGAGGCTTTTACACGCAAGAAGAAATCAAAGAAGTAGTGGCGTATGCTGAGAAATTAGGCATTACCGTCGTGCCAGAGATTGAAATGCCAGCACATGTTTCTAGTGCGATTGCGGCTTATCCGTGGCTTTCTTGTACGGAAGAGAAAATTACCGTTCCGCCAGGTGGAGTTTGGCCGATTGTGCATATTTATGACCCTGGGAAGGAATCAACCTTTGAGTTTTTAGAAAATGTCTTGGCAGAAGTAATGCAGCTTTTCCCCTCAGAGTATATCCATATCGGGGGAGATGAAGCGACCAAAACTAAATGGAAAACTTGTGAAACGACGCAGGATAGAATGAAGCAATTGGGCATTGAAGATGTAGATGAATTGCAAAGCTATATGATAAAAAGAATTGAAGAATACCTCAACAAGCATGGAAGGAAAATCATTGGCTGGGACGAAATTTTGGAGGGAGGATTAGCTCCGCGAGCAGCCGTAATGAGTTGGCGTGGAATGGAAGGTGGGATTGAAGCAGCACAGTCTGGGCATGATGTTGTGATGACCCCAGGCGTGCTCTATTTTGATGGCCCTCAGGGCATGCCAGATGTTGAGCCACAGGCGTTTGGGAGCATGAAAACTTTGGACAAGGTTTATGATTTTGAACCAATCCCAGCGGAGCTAAATATGGAAGAAGGCAAGCATATTTTGGGCCCGCAAGCCAATCTTTGGGCAGAATATATTCATACGACAGAACACTCAGAGTATATGCTATATCCGCGTTTGTTTGCACTGTCAGAGATAGCATGGAGTCCTGTTTCTACTCGGAACAAAAAAGAATTTTATCAAAAAACGCTTAGCATGATGAAAAGATGGGATTTACTGGGGATTAATTATGCTAAAAGTATTTTTGATGTAACAGGAAGTGTGAAAGTCAATCAAGAAAAAGAGAAAAAACAAGTGATTTTAGACCTAAATAATGAGTTCCCAGGTGAGAAAGAAATTCGCTATACGATTGATGATGCAGATTTGAGTGAAAAAAGCCCGAAATTTTTTAAGCCTTTAGAAATTAATAAAACTTCAACCATACGTGCAGGGCTCTTCATAGACGGAAAGTTAGCTGGGAAGGTTTACAAAAAGAATATTGAAATTCACAAGGCTATCAATGCGAAAGTAAGTTATGAGCCGTATGCCCATAAAAGCTATACGGGGCAAGGAGAAAAGACGATGACCAATATCACGCGTGGCTCTTTGGATTTTCACGATGGGCAATGGCAAGCTTGGCTAAACGATAATGTGACTTTGACGCTTGATTTAGGTCAAGAAAAAGAGATTAATCAAGTAAAAATTGGTGCTATGGAAAATCAAGGCAGTGGAATTTATTACCCGATAGGTGCTCAGGTTTGGGTCTCAGAGGATGGTATAGATTACATTTCGGTAGGGAAGTTTACTCGCCCGTATGCGGATAATGGCTATGCAGAAATCACTGATTTTGCTTTTGATTTTGAGCCGACCAAAGCAAGGTACATTAAAGTCTTTGTTGATAATCTAGGGAAAGCACCTTACGGGGGTGATGCTTGGATGTTTATAGATGAAATTTTAGTGAATTAG
- a CDS encoding alpha-L-fucosidase, with amino-acid sequence MNKILTLLLIFTINQMSFSQSQENLSKEERLEWFKEAKLGIFIHWGLYAVDGIQESWGLWHQKISYDEYLKQYQGFTAQNYNPKDWAEIFKKTGARYAVLTTRHHDGFALWGTKLSRLNAVDYSPAKRDLVAPFAQALRNQGLKVGLYYSLTDWAHPDYKVPFPRPDLKKFYPQKNQNQLDSWQRFVKYYRGQLRELSSEINPDLWWFDGDWERSAEEWRAAGTKDSLLSWNPNVIINSRLQSYGDYATPEQGIPVVRPKGPWEFCMTMNDNWGYFPSDENYKPIAQIIRTFVEVISKGGNLLLNIGPKADGTIAEPQMQRLNALGDWIRRHHEAVFGTQEGLPYGHFFGPTMVSKDKKSIYLCLFDEPKHYVLLKGLQTKVKEIEVIGSGQQLNFERNGGAAWNNIPGILRIEVPQKQNLDEYVTIIKISLEDELHLYRGHGNAVEMN; translated from the coding sequence ATGAATAAAATACTTACACTCCTTTTAATTTTCACAATAAATCAAATGTCTTTTTCTCAAAGTCAAGAAAATTTGAGTAAAGAAGAAAGACTCGAATGGTTCAAAGAAGCTAAATTGGGCATTTTCATCCATTGGGGTTTGTATGCTGTAGATGGCATACAGGAATCATGGGGCTTGTGGCATCAAAAGATTAGCTACGATGAGTATTTGAAACAGTACCAAGGCTTCACCGCTCAAAACTATAACCCAAAAGATTGGGCGGAAATTTTTAAAAAAACAGGTGCGCGCTATGCTGTATTGACGACACGTCATCACGATGGGTTTGCCCTTTGGGGCACGAAATTAAGTCGATTGAACGCAGTAGATTATTCCCCAGCAAAAAGAGATTTGGTAGCTCCTTTTGCACAAGCTTTGAGAAATCAAGGTTTAAAAGTAGGATTGTATTATTCTTTAACTGACTGGGCACACCCCGACTATAAAGTTCCGTTTCCCCGCCCAGATTTAAAGAAATTCTACCCACAAAAGAATCAAAATCAATTAGACTCATGGCAACGATTTGTGAAATATTATCGAGGTCAGTTACGAGAATTGAGCAGCGAGATTAATCCCGATTTATGGTGGTTTGACGGAGATTGGGAACGCTCAGCAGAAGAGTGGCGAGCTGCCGGCACCAAAGATTCGCTGTTGAGTTGGAATCCAAACGTTATCATCAATTCTCGACTACAGTCCTATGGAGACTACGCAACACCAGAACAAGGAATCCCAGTTGTAAGACCAAAAGGCCCTTGGGAATTCTGTATGACGATGAATGATAATTGGGGCTATTTCCCGTCAGATGAAAACTACAAACCCATTGCACAAATCATTCGTACTTTTGTAGAAGTGATTTCCAAAGGTGGAAATTTATTGCTAAATATCGGCCCAAAAGCAGACGGCACGATTGCCGAACCACAAATGCAACGCCTAAACGCATTGGGCGACTGGATACGAAGACATCACGAAGCTGTGTTTGGCACCCAAGAAGGCTTACCTTATGGGCATTTTTTTGGGCCAACGATGGTTAGTAAAGATAAAAAATCTATTTACCTCTGCCTCTTTGATGAGCCAAAACACTATGTCTTACTAAAAGGATTACAAACGAAAGTGAAGGAGATAGAAGTCATAGGGAGCGGGCAACAATTAAATTTTGAGAGAAACGGAGGTGCAGCATGGAATAACATCCCAGGAATTTTGAGAATAGAAGTTCCTCAAAAACAGAATTTAGATGAATACGTTACGATTATAAAAATCAGTTTAGAAGATGAACTTCACCTCTATCGTGGCCACGGGAATGCGGTGGAAATGAATTAA
- a CDS encoding RagB/SusD family nutrient uptake outer membrane protein — protein MKKIILSIVSLFLLNSCDIDLEPKSSLIYSGYWESEEALEANHSGIYGRFRNYAFTLYSLGELRADIWGGRTMESPFSEDFIKINYNVDTAPYGNWGNLYRLIHNLNDFIANASKIDYPKNKLNHLYGEVYGIRAYTYFTLLKTWGDVPIVTEPLPPNFKPHELKLRGIKRSSKEEVLNLIKNDLEKSLEYFGDDYTYWNNKKVYWSKNATLALKGDVFLWSGSVLNKGKQEFQTALNSLEQIKNVTLENNFENLWTSANEENNEFIFAFDYQINQATHSYPSFFSGHNSEIRSSFDRFGNSMKSFVSGGLNRFGATEKAVNTFIEAEDNGDLRKKSTFKFLFKNDKGYNSFDDESYKGSLLIKFPGEEIGSEVLGVSNIPVYRYADVVLMIAEAKNELHMDPSAEINLIRQRAYGDKFENFKYLNASYDLNKAAILKERLLEFVGEGKRFWDLVRAGDNELIKNKPEFQGNLYKVYLPITRDMMNNDQFMAQTQGYE, from the coding sequence ATGAAAAAAATAATTTTATCTATAGTATCCTTATTTCTATTAAATTCTTGCGACATTGACTTAGAACCAAAAAGTTCATTAATTTATAGTGGATATTGGGAGTCGGAAGAAGCCTTAGAAGCAAATCATTCAGGTATTTACGGAAGATTTAGAAACTATGCCTTTACGCTATATTCACTGGGAGAGCTCAGAGCAGACATTTGGGGAGGAAGAACTATGGAATCCCCTTTTAGTGAAGATTTTATTAAAATAAATTACAATGTAGATACAGCACCCTATGGCAATTGGGGCAATTTATATAGATTAATACATAATTTAAATGATTTTATAGCTAATGCGTCTAAAATTGATTACCCAAAGAATAAATTAAACCATCTTTATGGCGAAGTATATGGCATAAGAGCATATACCTACTTTACTTTATTAAAAACCTGGGGAGATGTTCCAATCGTTACAGAGCCACTTCCTCCCAATTTTAAACCCCATGAATTAAAACTTCGTGGAATTAAAAGATCAAGCAAAGAAGAGGTCTTGAATTTGATAAAAAATGATTTAGAAAAATCTTTAGAATATTTTGGAGATGACTACACTTATTGGAATAATAAAAAAGTATATTGGTCTAAAAACGCAACTTTAGCACTAAAAGGAGATGTCTTCTTATGGTCAGGAAGTGTTTTAAACAAAGGAAAACAAGAATTTCAAACAGCACTTAATTCATTAGAACAAATTAAAAACGTAACTTTAGAAAATAATTTTGAAAATTTGTGGACCTCTGCCAACGAGGAAAATAATGAATTCATTTTTGCCTTTGATTATCAGATAAATCAAGCTACGCACTCTTACCCCAGTTTTTTCTCTGGGCATAATAGTGAAATTAGATCCTCTTTTGATCGCTTCGGTAACTCCATGAAGTCCTTTGTCTCTGGAGGGTTAAATCGTTTCGGAGCTACAGAAAAGGCAGTTAATACCTTCATTGAAGCTGAAGACAATGGAGATTTAAGAAAAAAATCAACATTTAAATTTCTCTTTAAAAACGACAAAGGTTACAACTCTTTTGACGACGAATCCTACAAAGGTTCTCTACTGATTAAATTTCCTGGAGAAGAAATCGGTAGCGAAGTATTAGGCGTTTCAAACATTCCAGTTTATAGGTACGCAGACGTGGTATTGATGATAGCCGAAGCAAAAAATGAACTGCATATGGACCCCTCTGCAGAAATCAATCTTATAAGGCAACGAGCTTACGGCGATAAATTTGAAAACTTCAAATATTTAAATGCATCTTATGATTTAAATAAAGCAGCGATTTTAAAAGAACGACTTTTGGAATTTGTAGGAGAAGGCAAAAGATTTTGGGATCTCGTAAGAGCAGGAGATAATGAACTCATTAAAAATAAACCAGAATTCCAAGGAAATCTATATAAAGTATATTTACCAATAACCAGAGATATGATGAATAATGACCAATTCATGGCTCAAACTCAAGGTTATGAATAA